A portion of the Chondrinema litorale genome contains these proteins:
- the rpe gene encoding ribulose-phosphate 3-epimerase, whose amino-acid sequence MKTLIAPSLLASDFNNLSKEIEMINESEADWIHFDVMDGRFVPNISFGIPVCASINKIAKKPIDVHLMIVEPEKYVKDFKDAGASSISVHIEASPHLHRTIGLIKELGCKAGVAINPHTTVEQLENVLADIDFVNVMTVNPGFGGQKFIKQALAKIKKLRAMANELNPNLGIEVDGGVDLTNIKEIKDAGANIFVAGSAVFKAENPKETISKMKLI is encoded by the coding sequence ATGAAAACTTTAATAGCACCCTCACTCCTCGCTTCTGACTTTAATAATCTTTCAAAGGAAATTGAGATGATTAACGAGAGCGAAGCAGATTGGATTCACTTCGATGTAATGGATGGTCGTTTTGTTCCTAATATTTCTTTTGGTATTCCTGTTTGTGCATCGATAAATAAAATAGCCAAAAAGCCAATAGATGTGCATCTAATGATTGTTGAACCAGAAAAATATGTGAAAGATTTTAAAGACGCAGGTGCTTCTTCTATCTCTGTACATATTGAAGCTTCACCACATTTGCACAGAACAATAGGTTTAATAAAGGAGTTAGGTTGCAAAGCCGGAGTGGCCATAAATCCGCATACTACTGTTGAACAATTAGAAAATGTATTGGCTGATATTGATTTCGTAAATGTGATGACTGTAAATCCAGGATTTGGCGGTCAGAAGTTTATTAAACAAGCACTAGCTAAAATCAAAAAATTAAGGGCAATGGCTAATGAGCTTAATCCGAACTTAGGTATTGAGGTTGATGGTGGTGTTGATCTTACTAATATAAAAGAAATTAAAGATGCAGGTGCTAATATTTTTGTAGCAGGAAGTGCAGTATTTAAGGCAGAAAATCCGAAAGAAACTATATCTAAAATGAAATTAATCTAA